Within the Rosa rugosa chromosome 2, drRosRugo1.1, whole genome shotgun sequence genome, the region ACTATTTGCTGGGGTCAAAGTTCATTGTGAAGACAGACAATTCAGCTGTCAGCCACTTTCTGACCCAGTCGAAGTTAACTCCAAAGCAAGCTCGATGGCAAGAGTTTCTCGCTGAGTTCGACTTCCATTTCGAACACAAGGCTGGGCACACAAACCAAGTTGCTGATGCTCTAAGTCGCAAGGCTGACCTTGCCGCCCTCAAAGTGTTGGCCGCTTTGTCGAGCAGCATTATTGCCACAGACATCAAGCAACGTATCAAGGAGAGTCTGGAGAAGGATTCTGTGGCGCAATCCCTCATGAAAATGGTGAAGGAAGGGAAGAGCCGTCTGTtttggatggaggatggcatatTGATGGCCAAAGGAGGACGAGTGTTTGTTCCGCGAGCTGACGGACTGCGAAGAATGCTCATGAGGGAGTGTCACGACACCCTGGATGGCAGAGGACCCATGCGCTCCTCAAGCAGGGTTACTACTGGCCCCAGATGCGAGACGATGTCATGCAATACACCAAGACTTGCCTAACATGCCAGCAAGACAAGATTGAGCGCCAGAAGACTCCAGGGCTGTTGGAACCACTGTCTATTCCGACTCTTCCGTGGGAGAGTGTCTCCCTTGACTTTATTACTAACCTCCCGAAGGTGGGAGACTTATCAGGCATTCTGGTTGTGGTTGACAAGTTTTCAAAGTATGCTACCTTTGTGCCAACCCCAAAGTATTGTTCGGCAGAAGACACAGCAAGCCTCTTCTTCAAGCATGTTGTAAAGTATTGGGGTGTGCCTCAGAACATAGTCAGCGATCGAGACACTAGGTTCACGGGAACATTCTGGACCGAGCTATTCAAGTTGCTCGGGTCTGAGCTCAACATATCTTCAAGTTATCACCCACAGACTGATGGGCAAACAGAAAGGTTCAACGGGATGTTGGAGGAGTACTTGCGCCATTTCGTTCATGCCAACCAACAGAATTGGGCGCAATTGCTCGATGTTGCACAATTTTGTTTCAACTCGAAGAAGAGCTCATCCACCAACAAGAGTGCTTTTGAAATTGTCACTGGCCAACAGCCTCTCTTGCCTCATAGTGTGCAAGAAGTCTACAAAGGGGCGAATCCGCGTGCTTTCAACTTCACAAAAGAGTGGAAGACTAATGCCGAGATCGCTCAAGCCTACCTAGAGAAAGCGGCGGGAAGAATGAAGAAGTGGGCAGATCAAGGCCGCAAGCCCAGGGAGTTTCAAGCAGGGGACATGATCCTTGTCAAGCTGCTCCCGGAACAACTCAGGTTCCTGCGCTCCAGAGACAAGCGACTATTTAGGAAGTATGAAGGACCGCTCCCCATCATTTCTAAAGTGGGGAAGTGCTCCTACAAAGTCGATATTCCCGCCTGGATGAGAGTTCACCCCGTCTTCCACGTCAGCAACCTCAAGCCGCACCAGCCAGACTGTGAAGATCAAGCACGCAACCAGCCTGTTCGGGAGCATGTTGACATCAGACCACCAAAGCCGAAAGAAGTGGAGGAGATTCTAGCAGAGAGAGTGATCCGAGTGTCAAGGCGCCCATGCCAGCAGTTCCTGGTCAAGTGGAAGGgtcttggagatgaagaaaccaGTTGGGAGAATGCTGAAGTCCTGAAGAAGAAGTTCCAGCAGAAGATTGAAGACTTCAAGATCAAGGCAGTCGTCGAGAGCGCCGACAGCTTATGTGGGGGAGGAtgttaggggccgcacttgtaatgccgcaagcaaccttgtccagagtcattagttaagcctttggttggtttgcttgcgtgctagggatgttttggtaatttacaaattatgtaatttattttatttagcaattagtctcctcggcctttttcatgtttcctcctgccaggttcatgtaaggccgatatgctctatagggaggggttcctagtcggcatagtttggactacggaactagtagaggtaagcacatgtacttttgcctcccttaccgtcttaccatcaataaaagaggaattattcaatcatctgtgccCCGTGAGATTGCTCTCTGATCTTTCCTTTtgattattcattgttcttcgtggttgccccaacattcatataattgtgttcttgcttgtcaCTAGCACTCTTTTAATATCATGTGGCTTTCcttgttccttgcaaggtactcacttggctgacttgcttgctagcaagtgTCGCACGGTCCGCTTTGCACATTGCAAAGTTCGGCCCGTGACACTGTGGTtttccacaaactctttatctacctaGAGAtagtagagggaggatatgtaatggtcctttctggcctgaatATTATTATATCAAGAtgatattatttaaaaaaaaaatggatgtgGCTTATTGATTTGGAACCTTCAGAATATTGTgtcttctgctcaaaagtgttgcATGATATTGATTTTGGTTAAAGGGTTGTTGAttgaatttttgaaatatgaCATTGcttatgttttggtttttgttttctatGTTCAGTTACAGAAAACATAAAACTGTAAAATTTTAAGAATTTTACATATTGAAAACTTACAAAaccttattttgtttttgttctttagGAATCCCTACTGTGATCTTGAACACCATTCAGCTCCTAACTGGATATAAAACAAgaagtggagaaaccaagtagatttTTACTTAGCCATGAACCAGAACATGGACCTTTGCTTGAATGAGGAAGAACCTGAAATGCTTCATAGTGAGAAGATAAGAAATATTATAAGGAGTGACATAGGGCTAATAAGATGGCAAAGAATGTGATTAGAACTACCATGTCAGATAGTTAGAGATAGTATTGAAGAACCTGAGCTAGCCATAAATTTCCTGTATGTCATTCATGATATGTACTGAGAGAGTGATAAGGCTGAGGCAGCTAGACTGCCAAAAGAATTTAATGAACTCAAGTACACAGGCATAGGGAAAGTGAGAGAGCATATCATGAAGCTCATTGAGATTAATGCTCAGCTAAGGGACCTCCAGATGGGCGTCAATGATGATCATGTAGTGCATCTCCAACTTGAAAATGAAATATTgtacaaaacagaaaaacatACCTTCTTATCAATGAAggcccgtttgggattgcttcacttaaaaaaaaaaaaaaaatcagtttttgttcaaaattttagatgttattgtgtttggtaaataaataaaaagtaactttaattgaaagttacaaGTCActagcagcagattttagaagcagcccagaggttgcttttagaagctgctgtagATCAAAACACGCTCTACAGTTGTTTTATGCAAAGGCGTAGCTACACACGGGCTCTGCTGGGCTACAGCCCACccgaaattttgaaaaaacattaatttatagcttaattttagttttaaaaattaaatattaaaaaatagcCCACTTCAAATTTCTAAAGTTAGCCcatatgttaatttttttgGGTCACATCTATGTTATTTCTTTGCTTGAAGTATTTGATGGTGTTTTATTCTCTATTCTGCTTTAAGAGACATATTCGCATAAAAAGCTTGCTCTTTTTTAGGTAAATTAGGTCAAAATAAGAGTTTGCTGAGAATTATGATACAAATTCaataatcaaattttttttgttctatCAAGAGCACAAGATAAAATTTGAGTAGATATGTTCTTTTGTCTTAGACTTTTGTTATCAAATTTCTATCAAATGTTATGATGTTGATTTTTTTGGATCAGTTAGCTATTTGATTATTTAATACGTAATTAATAGATGATGTGATTTAATTTAAGGGAAGAATAAAACATGTTACTAGTAAAACTTAGGAGAAAAAAATTGTTAAGCGTtagtaaacttttattaaaaaaaattttagcCTATCCCATTTTAAAATCCTAACTCTGCCATTgattttatgtactgacagcacttttaaaactattatttaccaaacatgaaattgttttaattcacagctgattattctcacaacacaacaGCAGCAGTTTtatttaaaagtcacagcaatcccaaactagcccgaAATCAGCCCATAATCGCCCGGATTCTCTGGTAAGGTTGAATCTTTATGTTGTCATCGCTTGTTATGAACAAAATTGACGTCAGCAATATCCCAACAAAGGAAGAAGCAGATAATTTGAAAGGAGGAAGGGAAAAATGCAATTGTAGATGATGTcgcatcaaaaaaaaattgtagatGATGTGTGACACCTTCCGAACTTCAAAAGTTTGATAATATGGAGTTGTCAAATGTTTACCTTCCCTCTTTCTTAAAGTTTTTTGACGAAGATACtacaacaaaaaagaaagatgCATAAAACAGAAAAAAGCAGCAGAGGACAAAATATGAGCAGAGGCTTCATGGAGAAGATGGAGCCGCATCGAAGACTAGAATACAAAAGATGTTATCCCCCTTTTCTTCTTGAGAGAAAAATATTAACCCACAAACTATTAGAAAACACTCCTTTCATATATTATTAACAATGAGCAGACACATCAAAGTGTCTACATTATTGTTAGGATacataattaattacttatccTTATGACTCATAAGTCATAGCATTCAGCAGACACACCAAAGtgtctctcaccagaaaagttTCAAGACTAGTACGCCTAAAGAGTTTTATTTCAGGACTTTCTTACACACCAAGACTCTTCTTCAACTCAACAACAAACTCATAAACCTTTTTCTGGTCAGCAAGAGATTTTGAAACACTCTCCTTCTGCAAGCACCTCTTGGCCCATGAAATCAGCTTGGGGCACTCGGCCTCTATACTGAAGTTTCCAAGTGTCTCATAAGCATGAAACCAGCTGTAGAATGTGATGAGAGCAATGTCCAGGAACCCAAATCTCTCACCCATGAAATAAGGCTTGTCTCCAAGCTCTCCTTCCAACACCTTCAGGACTTCAATGAATTCCTTCTTTGCTGCCTCCTGCTCTTCTCCTTTTGTAGTCCATATCTTCCTGCTCGCATCATATAACTGCAAGTTTCGCAGACCATGTTAGTGACTATTCATTCGATAATTTTAGGCCAATTTTAAGGGTGCTTATTAAAACTGACACAGAAATCATTTTCTTATTCATGAATATCATTTCAAATTTTGTTCAATATGCAATTTAACGTTAAACAAAAGCATTTATCCAATGATGTTTTGCTCCCGTCTCCCCAATATCACTAATTTAattcaaaacaagaaaaatcctttaaaaatgtCTGCTTCCTTTATCTCAAAGAGGAGATCTTTCACAATCATAAAGAGAATATAAACAGAACCCAAATCATGCAAAGCCCCAAATGAATGAAGCACCAAACAGTTCCAATTTCCAAATGGTGCTAAACAAGTAAACTAGCAAACCAAAATCACGTAACTCTCCACCATGAAACAAAATTACAATAAATGAAACATTGCAAATTAAAATGATGAACGAAGAAGATACAAACACAAAACGTTACCTTCTTATCAATGAAATCGGCCCAGAATCTGGCCTGGGCTCTCTGGTAGGGATCAGAGGGAAGCAGAGGAGCCTTATCCTTCCATACCTCATCAATATACTGCACAATGATGAGCGATTCACAGACCGGTTTGCCATTATGGATGAGCACCGGGATCTTCTTGTGGATCGGGTTCATCTTAAGAAGCAGTTGGCTCTTGTTTCTCAGGTCTTCTTCTCTGTACTCATACTTAATTCCCTTCTCGGCCAGAGCTACTCTGACCCTCATCCCAAAGCTGCTCACATAACCGTCCAATAGAATAACCTCGTCCGCCATGGAAACTGTTCACAAAGTTCTTCTAGCTAGCTTGTAGGTATTGCTAACTAACTCGGAGACTGATGAGCAAGAACCCAAAGAAAACCAAGGGGGTTTTATAGAGGTGTTTGAAGTCTAATTAATTTGCATGTGGAATAGTCGTGGCTGATTTTGAGATAGGTGTGTGGCGTGTTGTATGACGTTTGCTTGAGAAAATGATGTGCCTGAAATGTTCTAGGCTTCTAGCTTCTTCAGGACGATGTGATATTGGAAATTTAGTGCTTTGCTTTGCGAATATGCCATACATACAATGACAAGTCTTCGCCTTTTTGGTCGTGTAACTCTAGAGTCTAGGCGAACCTGTTCAAACTAAGTAAATTTCATGAATTTACTATATTATAT harbors:
- the LOC133728517 gene encoding probable glutathione S-transferase, translating into MADEVILLDGYVSSFGMRVRVALAEKGIKYEYREEDLRNKSQLLLKMNPIHKKIPVLIHNGKPVCESLIIVQYIDEVWKDKAPLLPSDPYQRAQARFWADFIDKKLYDASRKIWTTKGEEQEAAKKEFIEVLKVLEGELGDKPYFMGERFGFLDIALITFYSWFHAYETLGNFSIEAECPKLISWAKRCLQKESVSKSLADQKKVYEFVVELKKSLGV